The Aequorivita sublithincola DSM 14238 genome window below encodes:
- a CDS encoding peptide chain release factor 3, producing MSLKKEIQRRRTFGIIAHPDAGKTTLTEKLLLFGGAINEAGAVKNNKIKKGATSDFMEIERQRGISVATSVLAFEYEGIKINILDTPGHKDFAEDTFRTLTAVDSVIVVIDVAKGVEEQTEKLVEVCRMRNIPIIIFINKLDREGRDAFDLLDEIEQKLHLRVTPLSFPIGMGYDFKGIYNVWEKNVNLFSGDSRKNIEETIEIEDLSSPELDKLIGKKAADTLREEIELIHEVYPDFDGKEYLEGNLQPVFFGSALNNFGVRELLDCFVEIAPTPRAKESSTRLVKPDEKEFSGFVFKIHANMDPKHRDRLAFVKIVSGIFERNSPYLHVRNGKKMKFSSPNAFFAEKKQIVDVSYPGDIVGLHDTGNFKIGDTLTEGEEMQYKGIPSFSPEFFKYINNADPMKSKQLEKGIDQLMDEGVAQLFTLELNGRKAIGTVGALQFEVIQYRLEHEYGASCSYENLNVYKACWVEAKDPKSEEFADFKRVKAKFLAKDKRGQLVFFADSAFTLQMTQSKYPNVKLHFVSEFEKMKN from the coding sequence ATGTCATTAAAAAAAGAAATACAACGTAGAAGAACTTTTGGGATAATCGCCCATCCTGATGCCGGAAAAACAACTCTTACAGAAAAACTTTTACTCTTTGGTGGTGCAATAAATGAAGCAGGGGCCGTAAAGAATAACAAGATAAAAAAAGGTGCCACCAGTGACTTTATGGAAATTGAACGACAACGTGGTATTTCCGTAGCTACATCTGTTCTGGCTTTTGAATATGAAGGCATTAAAATCAACATTTTAGACACTCCCGGGCATAAAGATTTTGCCGAAGACACCTTTAGAACCTTAACCGCGGTTGATAGTGTAATAGTTGTAATAGACGTTGCCAAAGGAGTTGAGGAACAAACTGAAAAACTTGTTGAAGTCTGCAGAATGCGCAATATTCCGATTATCATTTTCATAAATAAATTAGACCGCGAAGGCCGTGATGCATTCGACTTGTTAGATGAAATTGAACAGAAGTTGCACTTACGTGTTACCCCTTTAAGCTTTCCGATTGGTATGGGTTATGATTTTAAGGGGATCTATAATGTTTGGGAAAAAAATGTAAACCTTTTTAGTGGCGATAGCAGAAAGAATATTGAAGAAACCATAGAAATTGAAGATTTAAGCAGTCCTGAACTTGACAAGTTAATTGGTAAAAAAGCAGCCGATACGCTTCGGGAGGAGATAGAACTTATTCATGAAGTCTACCCAGATTTTGATGGTAAAGAATATCTTGAAGGAAACCTACAGCCTGTATTTTTTGGCTCGGCATTAAATAATTTTGGAGTACGCGAGCTGCTGGATTGTTTTGTTGAAATAGCCCCTACTCCACGCGCCAAAGAAAGTTCAACCAGACTGGTAAAACCAGATGAAAAGGAATTTTCTGGCTTCGTTTTTAAAATTCATGCAAACATGGACCCGAAGCATCGTGACCGCTTGGCTTTTGTTAAAATTGTTTCTGGAATTTTTGAAAGAAACTCGCCATATCTTCACGTTCGCAATGGCAAAAAAATGAAATTCAGTAGTCCAAACGCATTCTTTGCTGAAAAGAAACAGATTGTTGATGTTTCCTATCCCGGAGATATTGTTGGCCTTCACGATACTGGAAATTTTAAAATTGGCGACACGCTTACTGAAGGTGAAGAAATGCAATACAAAGGTATTCCAAGTTTTTCTCCTGAATTCTTTAAATATATCAACAATGCTGATCCTATGAAGAGCAAGCAACTCGAAAAGGGAATCGATCAATTAATGGATGAAGGTGTGGCGCAACTTTTCACATTGGAACTAAATGGTAGAAAAGCAATTGGCACAGTTGGCGCACTTCAATTTGAAGTAATTCAATATAGGCTTGAACACGAATATGGCGCAAGTTGCTCTTATGAAAATCTCAATGTATACAAAGCTTGCTGGGTAGAGGCCAAAGACCCAAAAAGTGAGGAGTTTGCAGATTTTAAAAGAGTGAAAGCGAAGTTCTTAGCAAAGGATAAACGCGGACAATTAGTATTCTTCGCCGACTCGGCCTTTACGCTACAAATGACGCAATCTAAATATCCGAATGTGAAATTGCATTTTGTTAGCGAGTTTGAAAAAATGAAAAATTAG